One window of Nicotiana tomentosiformis chromosome 11, ASM39032v3, whole genome shotgun sequence genomic DNA carries:
- the LOC104093821 gene encoding cytochrome P450 89A2-like, producing the protein MELWLMIIITLCISFFLKSIFNLLIFLKSKQKNKKLPPGPFPFGAIVWFNADIQLILRSLTTKYGPLINLRIGSLRPSIFVASHSLAYQALVQHGAVFSDRPKDMQTVNSQRINISFSPYGPLWRLLRRNLTSEIVQPSRVKSYSNARSWALSILIQRLLHVQSDSGEVARLIDHFQHSMFCLLLLMCFGEKIEGVRAKQIEDTQRSWLLSNSRFKKLIKFFPGGLGKIILRNRWEDLVQLQQEQEGIFIPLIQARMKAKSAEKTSDGSNQETEDEAKVAPVACYVDTLLNLELPEEKKKLNLGQIISLCSEFLNAATDTTSTSLQWIMANLVKYPPIQEKLYQEICEVVNTGNPNEGKTNRVKEEDVQKMPYLKAVILEGLRRHPPVHLLLPHAVTEEVELNGYVIPKDSTINFMVAEMGLDPEVWENPLDFKPDRFLDHDTAEAFDIIGSREIKMMPFGAGRRVCPGYGLAMIHLEYFVANLIWHFEWKAVDGDDVDLSELQELTVVMKNPLRARVLPRVNQ; encoded by the coding sequence ATGGAATTATGGCTCATGATAATCATCACACTCTGTATCTCTTTCTTCTTAAAATCCATCTTCAATTTATTAATCTTCCTCAAATCCAAGCAGAAAAACAAGAAACTCCCACCTGGACCCTTCCCTTTTGGCGCGATTGTATGGTTTAATGCCGATATACAACTGATCCTCAGGAGCCTCACAACTAAGTATGGTCCTCTCATCAACCTCAGAATTGGATCTCTTCGTCCTTCCATATTCGTCGCTAGCCACTCCTTAGCCTACCAAGCATTAGTCCAGCATGGTGCTGTTTTCTCTGATCGGCCAAAGGATATGCAAACTGTTAATAGTCAACGGATTAACATTAGCTTTTCCCCCTATGGCCCCTTATGGCGTCTCCTTCGACGAAACCTTACCTCTGAAATCGTCCAACCATCTCGCGTCAAGTCCTACTCAAACGCCCGATCTTGGGCGCTCAGTATCCTTATTCAACGGCTCCTTCATGTTCAATCAGACTCTGGAGAAGTTGCGAGGTTAATTGATCATTTTCAGCATTCCATGTTCTGTCTTCTTCTCCTAATGTGCTTCGGGGAAAAGATTGAGGGGGTTCGAGCTAAACAGATTGAAGATACACAACGGAGTTGGCTTCTAAGTAATAGCCGATTCAAGAAACTGATCAAATTCTTTCCGGGAGGACTAGGAAAGATCATTTTAAGGAATCGTTGGGAAGATCTCGTCCAACTGCAACAAGAACAAGAGGGAATCTTTATCCCTCTGATCCAGGCACGAATGAAGGCTAAATCAGCTGAAAAGACTAGTGATGGTTCGAATCAAGAAACAGAAGATGAGGCAAAAGTGGCGCCTGTGGCGTGCTATGTGGATAcattgttgaatttggaattgcCAGAGGAAaagaagaagcttaatcttggaCAGATAATTAGCCTCTGCAGCGAGTTCCTCAACGCTGCCACTGATACCACGTCCACCTCACTGCAATGGATTATGGCCAACTTAGTCAAATACCCTCCTATTCAGGAAAAACTATACCAAGAAATATGTGAGGTAGTTAACACAGggaacccgaacgaaggaaaaACGAACAGAGTGAAAGAGGAAGATGTACAAAAAATGCCTTACTTAAAAGCAGTGATTTTGGAAGGTCTAAGGCGGCATCCACCAGTACACTTGCTGCTGCCACACGCGGTGACAGAGGAAGTGGAACTCAACGGCTATGTCATACCTAAGGATTCAACGATCAATTTCATGGTTGCGGAAATGGGTTTGGATCCAGAAGTGTGGGAGAATCCCTTGGATTTTAAACCAGATAGATTCTTAGATCATGACACAGCAGAAGCATTTGATATAATAGGGAGTAGAGAGATCAAGATGATGCCATTTGGTGCAGGGAGAAGAGTATGTCCAGGCTATGGTTTGGCTATGATCCATTTAGAGTACTTTGTGGCTAATTTGATCTGGCATTTCGAGTGGAAGGCTGTGGATGGAGACGACGTTGATCTATCCGAACTGCAGGAACTCACGGTTGTCATGAAGAATCCGTTGCGTGCTCGCGTCCTTCCCAGAGTAAATCAGTGA
- the LOC104093823 gene encoding uncharacterized protein gives MARLLSNNSQIQTLTRTLTRPKFAPPLPLTLRHRSNSNRSGDGDGSGEGEPPHPQLIEIDLDSSSIGSEGGIRKLEEVIHSVIVRRSAPDWLPFLPGYSYWVPPLPNQPFVKVGGGIHGHRGGGGGDFDPHRIVEVVGKLASVRSHFGSSSLLLSEDETACVSRVRGWPSSSFFTGGSAPTFPVPVQVVEVEVKLEDNSDYDSKSEDEG, from the exons ATGGCTCGTCTTCTCTCTAATAATTCCCAAATCCAAACCCTAACCCGAACTTTAACCCGACCCAAATTCGCCCCACCTCTTCCCCTCACTCTCCGTCACCGTTCAAACTCCAACCGGTCCGGCGACGGCGATGGTTCCGGCGAAGGCGAACCACCTCACCCTCAGTTAATCGAGATCGATCTTGATTCCTCCTCTATCGGATCGGAAGGCGGAATAAGGAAGTTAGAAGAGGTGATCCATTCGGTTATCGTGAGACGTTCCGCACCTGATTGGCTCCCTTTTTTGCCTGGATACTCTTACTGGGTCCCACCTCTTCCTAATCAACCGTTTGTGAAAGTAGGAGGAGGTATACATGGTcatagaggaggaggaggaggtgatTTTGATCCTCATAGGATTGTTGAGGTTGTCGGGAAGCTTGCTTCTGTGAGGAGTCATTTTGGTTCGTCTTCGTTGTTGTTGTCGGAGGATGAAACGGCGTGCGTGTCAAGGGTTCGTGGTTGGCCCTCTTCTTCCTTTTTTACTGGAG GAAGTGCACCCACATTCCCAGTCCCAGTGCAGGTGGTCGAAGTGGAGGTAAAGCTTGAGGACAACTCAGATTATGACTCTAAATCAGAGGATGAAGGCTAA
- the LOC104093822 gene encoding uncharacterized protein yields MAEELENHTSTSQQQSSSSASSYQKSPQEPLNKQTQLPSFHGSPLLNYQMLQSMYPTQLPGAFNTQPIQEELNRGPGLYAVPIVPFMGQYGGFPPNTLIPFTYSVPTGPSTPENGTVGEEQGQMGQQQQQQQQPGPQRQIVVRRFQIAFQLDILLILKLAAVIFLFNQDGSRQRLVLLVFLASLVYLYQTGALAPLVRWLSQGMQRAAAPPQPPRPAVRADNLPAAGRLGNENVAAGEGQLGGENENQQGNNVNRVGENEPAVEPGVADGGNRWWGIAKEIQLIVFGFITSLLPGFHNID; encoded by the exons ATGGCGGAAGAACTTGAAAATCACACCTCAACCTCTCAGCAACAATCATCTTCTTCTGCTTCCTCTTATCAAAAATCACCACAAGAACCGCTCAACAAACAAACCCAG CTCCCATCATTTCATGGTTCACCCTTATTAAATTATCAGATGCTCCAATCCATGTATCCTACACAGCTTCCCGGAGCTTTCAATACACAGCCAATCCAGGAGGAGTTGAACCGTGGACCAGGCCTTTATGCTGTACCTATTGTCCCTTTTATGGGACAATATGGAGGGTTTCCACCAAACACTCTAATCCCATTCACTTACTCTGTACCAAC TGGACCTAGTACTCCAGAAAATGGGACTGTAGGTGAGGAGCAAGGTCAGATGggacagcagcagcagcagcagcaacagcCTGGACCACAACGACAAATAGTTGTCAGAAGATTTCAAATTGCATTTCAGCTAGATATTTTGCTTATTTTGAAGCTAGCTGCAGTGATATTTTTGTTCAATCAAGATGGATCGAGACAGAGGCTTGTTCTGCTTGTGTTCTTAGCTTCGCTTGTCTACCT ATATCAAACTGGAGCTCTGGCACCTTTGGTACGGTGGCTTTCACAAGGAATGCAGAGGGCAGCTGCACCTCCCCAGCCACCTAGGCCAGCCGTCAGGGCAGATAATTTACCAGCTGCTGGAAGGCTAGGGAATGAGAATGTTGCAGCTGGAG AGGGACAACTTGGAGGCGAGAATGAGAATCAACAAGGTAACAACGTAAACAGGGTAGGTGAGAACGAGCCTGCAGTGGAACCTGGTGTTGCTGATGGTGGCAATCGCTGGTGGGGTATTGCGAAGGAGATCCAACTGATTGTCTTTGGGTTCATCACTTCCCTTCTTCCAGGTTTTCACAACATTGATTAG